One segment of Tamlana crocina DNA contains the following:
- a CDS encoding dihydroorotase, with protein sequence MNILIKSATILDSKSEFHNTTQDILIENGTITQIAPSIKNTKNFQEIDAENLHVSQGWFDSSVCFGEPGYEERETIQNGLKTAAASGFTSVAVNANSNPVIDSNSDITFLKSKAQNHAVSLLPIGALTVKSEGEDLAELYDMNTAGSVAFYDYKKPIANPNLMKIALQYASNFDGLVCSFPQENKIVGKGVVNEHISSTRLGLKGIPALAEELQIARDLFLLEYTGGKLHIPTISTAGSVQLIREAKKKKLDVTCSVAIHNLYFTDDVLGDFNTHFKVLPPLRTQTDVDALIEGVKDGTIDMVTSDHNPIDVEQKKVEFDHAEYGTIGLESAFGALQNVFTLKKTIELLTKGKNRFGLESTSINVGNTADLTLFNPNTKFTFSKNNIVSKSKNAIFENETLKGKVYGIVANNQVVLNP encoded by the coding sequence ATGAACATACTTATAAAATCGGCCACCATCCTTGATTCGAAAAGTGAATTTCACAACACTACCCAGGATATTTTAATTGAAAACGGCACGATTACCCAAATAGCCCCAAGTATAAAAAACACTAAAAATTTTCAGGAAATCGATGCCGAAAACCTGCACGTTTCGCAAGGTTGGTTTGATAGCAGCGTGTGTTTTGGCGAACCTGGATACGAGGAACGCGAAACCATACAAAACGGATTGAAAACTGCAGCAGCTTCTGGGTTTACCTCCGTGGCCGTTAATGCAAACAGCAACCCGGTGATTGACTCGAATTCCGATATTACTTTTTTAAAATCGAAAGCCCAAAACCATGCGGTAAGCCTGTTGCCGATTGGTGCCTTAACCGTTAAAAGCGAGGGCGAGGATTTAGCCGAACTTTACGATATGAACACAGCTGGATCGGTGGCTTTTTACGATTATAAAAAACCGATTGCCAACCCCAACCTGATGAAAATCGCATTGCAATATGCGAGTAATTTTGATGGTTTGGTGTGCTCCTTTCCGCAGGAAAACAAAATTGTTGGCAAGGGTGTGGTAAACGAACATATTAGCAGTACTAGATTGGGACTTAAAGGGATTCCCGCTTTAGCAGAAGAACTACAAATTGCCCGCGACTTATTTTTATTGGAATATACCGGCGGGAAACTACATATCCCCACCATTTCAACGGCTGGATCCGTGCAGTTAATTCGCGAAGCCAAAAAGAAAAAACTGGATGTAACCTGTAGCGTGGCCATCCATAATCTATACTTTACGGATGATGTGTTGGGCGATTTCAACACCCATTTTAAAGTATTGCCGCCATTGCGCACACAAACCGATGTGGATGCTTTAATTGAAGGCGTGAAAGACGGCACCATCGATATGGTAACCAGCGACCACAACCCCATCGATGTCGAACAAAAGAAAGTGGAATTTGACCATGCGGAATATGGCACTATCGGATTGGAAAGTGCATTTGGGGCACTTCAAAATGTATTCACTTTAAAGAAAACCATCGAACTGCTCACTAAAGGAAAAAACCGATTCGGTTTAGAATCCACGAGCATTAACGTAGGAAACACGGCCGATTTAACGCTATTCAACCCGAATACTAAATTCACTTTCAGTAAAAACAATATCGTTTCAAAATCGAAAAATGCCATTTTTGAAAACGAAACCCTAAAAGGAAAGGTGTACGGCATTGTAGCCAACAACCAAGTGGTTTTAAATCCATAA
- a CDS encoding response regulator transcription factor yields MEELKKRILLVEDDPNFGTVLKDYLMMNDYEVTHAKNGMEGFEKFKKDDFDLCILDVMMPYKDGFTLAKEIREKNSDVPIIFLTAKTMKEDVLKGYKVGADDYLNKPFDSEVLLMKIKAIIQRKATETISDSKQFEFKIGKFDLNSKLRFLRFNGGDPIKLSPKENELLRLLALHENDLMPRELALTKIWRDDNYFTSRSMDVYIAKLRKYLKPDPKVEILNIHGEGFRLVVNE; encoded by the coding sequence ATGGAAGAGCTTAAAAAAAGAATATTATTAGTTGAGGACGACCCCAATTTCGGAACCGTGCTTAAAGATTATTTAATGATGAACGATTACGAAGTTACCCATGCCAAAAACGGTATGGAAGGCTTTGAAAAGTTTAAAAAAGACGATTTCGATTTGTGCATCCTCGATGTGATGATGCCTTACAAAGACGGCTTTACACTAGCCAAGGAAATTCGCGAAAAAAATAGCGATGTGCCTATTATATTTTTAACCGCCAAAACCATGAAGGAAGACGTGTTAAAAGGCTATAAAGTGGGGGCGGACGATTATTTGAACAAACCGTTTGATAGCGAAGTGCTGCTCATGAAAATAAAGGCTATTATTCAACGTAAGGCTACCGAAACCATTTCAGATAGTAAGCAGTTTGAGTTTAAAATTGGAAAGTTCGATTTAAACTCCAAACTACGGTTCTTGCGTTTTAATGGTGGAGACCCCATAAAATTATCGCCAAAGGAAAACGAATTGTTGCGTTTGTTGGCATTGCATGAAAACGATTTAATGCCCCGCGAATTGGCACTTACCAAAATATGGCGCGACGATAACTATTTTACCTCGCGTAGTATGGACGTGTACATTGCCAAATTACGTAAATATCTAAAACCAGACCCCAAAGTGGAAATCCTGAACATTCACGGCGAAGGTTTTAGATTGGTGGTTAACGAATAA
- a CDS encoding alpha/beta fold hydrolase, with protein MENTALSLEHIIRKSTLTENAPLLIMMHGYGSDENDLFSFAQELPEELFIISVKAPYPMQPFGNAWYAINFDAEKGKWNDNEQAKESRDLIAQFIDEAVEAYPVNKTNVNLLGFSQGSILSYAVALTYPEKVKNIVALSGYVNHDILPKDLETPDYSHLDFYCSHGSVDQVIPVDWARQTPTFLKSLNIKHQYSEFPVGHGVAPQNFYEFKAWLAERI; from the coding sequence ATGGAAAACACCGCATTGTCTTTAGAACATATTATTCGAAAATCGACTTTAACCGAAAACGCTCCGTTGCTGATTATGATGCACGGTTACGGCAGTGATGAAAACGATTTATTTTCGTTTGCACAAGAATTGCCCGAAGAATTGTTTATCATTTCGGTGAAAGCGCCCTACCCCATGCAACCTTTCGGTAATGCATGGTACGCCATTAATTTTGATGCCGAAAAAGGCAAATGGAACGACAACGAGCAGGCCAAGGAATCGCGCGATTTAATTGCCCAGTTTATTGATGAGGCCGTTGAGGCTTATCCAGTAAACAAAACGAACGTAAACCTTTTGGGCTTTAGTCAAGGCAGCATATTAAGTTATGCCGTGGCATTGACTTATCCCGAAAAAGTAAAAAACATCGTGGCTTTAAGCGGCTATGTAAACCACGACATACTTCCAAAAGATTTGGAAACACCCGACTATTCCCATTTGGATTTTTACTGCTCGCATGGCAGTGTAGACCAAGTGATTCCAGTAGATTGGGCGCGGCAAACCCCTACTTTCTTAAAAAGTTTGAACATTAAACACCAATATTCGGAGTTTCCGGTTGGGCATGGTGTGGCACCACAGAATTTTTACGAATTTAAGGCTTGGTTGGCAGAGCGGATTTAA